From the genome of Carassius auratus strain Wakin chromosome 26, ASM336829v1, whole genome shotgun sequence, one region includes:
- the LOC113044318 gene encoding protocadherin-10-like isoform X3: protein MILIFLFFSILDGGLSQLHFSVPEEQERGTVVGNIAEDLGLDITKLSARRFQTVPSSRTPYLEVNLENGALVVNERIDREEICRQTVPCLLHLEVFLENPLELFRVEIEVMDINDNPPSFPETDITVEITESATPGTRFPVENAFDPDVGTNALSTYAITTNNYFYLDVQTQGDGNRFAELVLDKPLDREQQAVHRYVLTAVDGGQPQKTGTALLVVKVLDSNDNAPTFDQSVYSVSLRENSPVGTLVIQLNATDMDEDQNGEIVYSLSSHNPPRIRDLFNIDSRTGRIEVTGEVDYEESSTHQIYVQAKDMGPNAVPAHCKVLVKLIDVNDNTPEISFSTVTESVSEQAAPGTVIALLSVTDRDSGENGQMTCELHGEVPFKLKSSFKNYYTIVTDGPLDREKAESYTLTVVAKDKGVPSLSTSKSIKVHVSDENDNAPRFMQSVYDVYVTENNVPGAYIYAVSAVDPDVGQNAYVTYSILECEIQGMSILTYVSINSENGYLYALRSFDYEQIKEFSFMVHAKDSGAPELTANATVNVIIVDQNDNAPSIIAPLGKNGTAREHLPRSAEPGYLVTRIVATDADDGENARLSYSILRGNELGMFRMDWRTGELRTARRVSSKRDPPHPYDLLIEVRDHGQPPLSSSASINVVLVDSIVEGRSGDRGSVKSKEGSLDLTLILIIALGSVSFIFLLAMIVLAVRCQKDKKLNIYTCMTGDSCCQCCSRQARGRKKKLSKSDIMLVQSTNVASTAQVPVEESGSFGSHHQNQNYCYQVCLTPESAKTDLMFLKPCSPSRSTDTEHNPCGAIVTGYADQQPDIISNGSILSSETKHQRTELSYLVDRPRRVNSSAFQEADIVSSKDSGHGDSEQGDSDHDATNRGHTAGADLFSNCTEECKALGHSDRCWMPSFMPGDNRQGADYRSNLHVPGMDAVPDTEHAKGFPSTFRVDIPEKA, encoded by the exons ATGATTTTgatatttctctttttctctatCTTGGATGGAGGGTTATCGCAGCTGCACTTCTCGGTACCAGAGGAGCAGGAGCGCGGGACGGTTGTGGGAAATATCGCCGAAGATCTGGGGCTGGACATCACCAAACTTTCCGCGCGCCGTTTCCAGACCGTGCCTAGCTCGCGCACGCCGTACCTGGAGGTCAACTTGGAGAACGGAGCGCTGGTGGTGAACGAGCGCATCGACAGAGAGGAGATATGTCGTCAGACCGTCCCGTGCCTCCTGCACCTCGAAGTGTTTTTGGAGAACCCGCTCGAGCTGTTCCGTGTCGAGATCGAGGTCATGGATATTAACGACAATCCGCCGAGTTTCCCAGAGACGGACATCACCGTGGAGATCACCGAGAGCGCCACACCGGGCACCCGCTTCCCGGTGGAGAACGCCTTCGACCCTGACGTGGGGACTAATGCCTTGAGCACATACGCCATCACCACTAACAACTACTTTTATTTGGACGTACAAACGCAAGGCGACGGCAACCGTTTCGCGGAGCTCGTGCTGGATAAACCCCTGGACCGAGAGCAGCAGGCGGTGCACAGGTACGTGCTCACCGCCGTGGACGGAGGGCAGCCGCAGAAAACCGGCACCGCACTGCTAGTGGTTAAAGTGCTGGACTCTAACGACAACGCGCCCACGTTCGATCAATCCGTTTACTCTGTGAGCTTGCGCGAGAACTCCCCAGTTGGCACACTCGTTATTCAGCTCAACGCCACTGATATGGACGAAGACCAGAACGGAGAGATAGTTTACTCTTTAAGTAGTCACAATCCGCCGCGCATTCGGGATCTGTTTAACATCGACTCGCGCACCGGGAGGATTGAAGTGACCGGTGAGGTGGATTACGAGGAGAGCAGCACGCATCAGATCTACGTGCAGGCGAAAGACATGGGACCGAACGCCGTGCCCGCGCACTGCAAAGTTCTGGTCAAACTCATCGACGTGAACGACAACACACCGGAGATTAGTTTCAGCACGGTCACGGAGTCGGTAAGTGAGCAGGCTGCCCCGGGCACGGTGATCGCTCTGCTGAGCGTCACGGACCGTGACTCCGGCGAGAACGGACAGATGACCTGCGAGCTGCACGGAGAGGTTCCGTTCAAACTCAAGTCCTCTTTCAAAAACTATTACACGATCGTCACGGACGGTCCGCTGGACCGCGAGAAAGCGGAGTCTTACACGCTCACAGTGGTCGCCAAAGACAAGGGGGTGCCGTCTCTCTCCACAAGCAAGTCTATCAAAGTGCATGTCTCGGACGAAAACGACAACGCGCCGAGATTCATGCAGTCGGTTTACGACGTGTACGTGACAGAGAATAACGTCCCGGGCGCTTACATTTACGCAGTGAGCGCCGTGGATCCTGATGTTGGACAGAACGCCTATGTCACTTACTCCATATTGGAGTGCGAAATACAGGGTATGTCCATCTTAACCTACGTGTCAATCAACTCTGAGAACGGCTACTTGTACGCGCTGCGCTCTTTTGATTACGAGCAAATAAAAGAGTTCAGTTTTATGGTGCACGCCAAAGACTCCGGCGCGCCCGAGTTAACGGCCAACGCCACCGTTAATGTTATTATAGTGGACCAGAACGACAACGCCCCCTCTATAATCGCGCCTCTGGGCAAAAACGGTACCGCGAGGGAACATCTGCCCCGCTCAGCCGAGCCGGGATACCTGGTGACCCGTATTGTGGCCACGGATGCGGATGACGGTGAGAACGCGCGCCTGTCGTACAGCATCCTCCGAGGAAACGAGCTTGGGATGTTCCGGATGGACTGGAGAACCGGCGAGCTACGTACCGCGCGCCGTGTATCCAGCAAACGGGACCCGCCGCACCCGTACGACCTGTTGATCGAGGTGCGCGACCACGGGCAGCCCCCTCTCTCGTCCTCTGCGAGCATTAACGTAGTACTGGTGGACAGCATAGTGGAGGGCCGGAGCGGTGACCGGGGGTCAGTCAAGTCCAAAGAGGGCTCGCTGGACCTCACGCTCATCCTCATCATCGCGCTCGGCTCCGTGTCCTTCATCTTCCTCCTCGCAATGATCGTGCTGGCTGTGCGCTGTCAGAAGGACAAGAAACTGAACATCTACACGTGCATGACTGGAGACTCGTGCTGTCAGTGCTGCAGTCGCCAAGCGCGCGGGCGCAAGAAGAAGCTCAGTAAATCGGACATCATGCTCGTCCAGAGCACTAACGTGGCCAGCACCGCACAGGTGCCGGTGGAGGAGTCAGGCAGCTTCGGCTCTCACCACCAGAACCAGAACTACTGCTACCAGGTGTGTCTGACACCGGAGTCTGCCAAAACCGATCTAATGTTCCTTAAACCGTGCAGCCCATCCCGGAGTACAGACACAGAGCACAACCCGTGCGGGGCAATCGTTACCGGATACGCGGATCAGCAACCAGATATCATCTCAAATGGGAGCATTTTATCCAGCGAg ACCAAGCACCAGAGAACTGAGCTCAGCTACCTGGTGGATAGGCCCCGTCGTGTTAACAG TTCAGCGTTTCAAGAGGCAGATATCGTCAGCTCTAAAGACAGCGGACATGGAGATAGTGAGCAGGGAGACAGCGACCATGACGCCACCAACCGGGGCCACACAGCAG GAGCTGATCTTTTTTCCAACTGCACTGAAGAGTGCAAGGCTCTGGGTCACTCCGACCGTTGCTGGATGCCCTCCTTCATGCCTGGCGACAATCGTCAGGGCGCCGATTACCGTAGCAACCTGCACGTCCCGGGAATGGACGCGGTGCCGGACACTGAG CACGCAAAAGGATTTCCTAGCACCTTCCGCGTGGACATTCCTGAAAAAGCGTGA
- the LOC113044318 gene encoding protocadherin-10-like isoform X2 yields the protein MILIFLFFSILDGGLSQLHFSVPEEQERGTVVGNIAEDLGLDITKLSARRFQTVPSSRTPYLEVNLENGALVVNERIDREEICRQTVPCLLHLEVFLENPLELFRVEIEVMDINDNPPSFPETDITVEITESATPGTRFPVENAFDPDVGTNALSTYAITTNNYFYLDVQTQGDGNRFAELVLDKPLDREQQAVHRYVLTAVDGGQPQKTGTALLVVKVLDSNDNAPTFDQSVYSVSLRENSPVGTLVIQLNATDMDEDQNGEIVYSLSSHNPPRIRDLFNIDSRTGRIEVTGEVDYEESSTHQIYVQAKDMGPNAVPAHCKVLVKLIDVNDNTPEISFSTVTESVSEQAAPGTVIALLSVTDRDSGENGQMTCELHGEVPFKLKSSFKNYYTIVTDGPLDREKAESYTLTVVAKDKGVPSLSTSKSIKVHVSDENDNAPRFMQSVYDVYVTENNVPGAYIYAVSAVDPDVGQNAYVTYSILECEIQGMSILTYVSINSENGYLYALRSFDYEQIKEFSFMVHAKDSGAPELTANATVNVIIVDQNDNAPSIIAPLGKNGTAREHLPRSAEPGYLVTRIVATDADDGENARLSYSILRGNELGMFRMDWRTGELRTARRVSSKRDPPHPYDLLIEVRDHGQPPLSSSASINVVLVDSIVEGRSGDRGSVKSKEGSLDLTLILIIALGSVSFIFLLAMIVLAVRCQKDKKLNIYTCMTGDSCCQCCSRQARGRKKKLSKSDIMLVQSTNVASTAQVPVEESGSFGSHHQNQNYCYQVCLTPESAKTDLMFLKPCSPSRSTDTEHNPCGAIVTGYADQQPDIISNGSILSSETKHQRTELSYLVDRPRRVNSSAFQEADIVSSKDSGHGDSEQGDSDHDATNRGHTAGADLFSNCTEECKALGHSDRCWMPSFMPGDNRQGADYRSNLHVPGMDAVPDTEVQESVVPGDACSRADDRSFSTFGKDKSHHGTLTRHELHTLLPSARAPYKPNYLSRKRIS from the exons ATGATTTTgatatttctctttttctctatCTTGGATGGAGGGTTATCGCAGCTGCACTTCTCGGTACCAGAGGAGCAGGAGCGCGGGACGGTTGTGGGAAATATCGCCGAAGATCTGGGGCTGGACATCACCAAACTTTCCGCGCGCCGTTTCCAGACCGTGCCTAGCTCGCGCACGCCGTACCTGGAGGTCAACTTGGAGAACGGAGCGCTGGTGGTGAACGAGCGCATCGACAGAGAGGAGATATGTCGTCAGACCGTCCCGTGCCTCCTGCACCTCGAAGTGTTTTTGGAGAACCCGCTCGAGCTGTTCCGTGTCGAGATCGAGGTCATGGATATTAACGACAATCCGCCGAGTTTCCCAGAGACGGACATCACCGTGGAGATCACCGAGAGCGCCACACCGGGCACCCGCTTCCCGGTGGAGAACGCCTTCGACCCTGACGTGGGGACTAATGCCTTGAGCACATACGCCATCACCACTAACAACTACTTTTATTTGGACGTACAAACGCAAGGCGACGGCAACCGTTTCGCGGAGCTCGTGCTGGATAAACCCCTGGACCGAGAGCAGCAGGCGGTGCACAGGTACGTGCTCACCGCCGTGGACGGAGGGCAGCCGCAGAAAACCGGCACCGCACTGCTAGTGGTTAAAGTGCTGGACTCTAACGACAACGCGCCCACGTTCGATCAATCCGTTTACTCTGTGAGCTTGCGCGAGAACTCCCCAGTTGGCACACTCGTTATTCAGCTCAACGCCACTGATATGGACGAAGACCAGAACGGAGAGATAGTTTACTCTTTAAGTAGTCACAATCCGCCGCGCATTCGGGATCTGTTTAACATCGACTCGCGCACCGGGAGGATTGAAGTGACCGGTGAGGTGGATTACGAGGAGAGCAGCACGCATCAGATCTACGTGCAGGCGAAAGACATGGGACCGAACGCCGTGCCCGCGCACTGCAAAGTTCTGGTCAAACTCATCGACGTGAACGACAACACACCGGAGATTAGTTTCAGCACGGTCACGGAGTCGGTAAGTGAGCAGGCTGCCCCGGGCACGGTGATCGCTCTGCTGAGCGTCACGGACCGTGACTCCGGCGAGAACGGACAGATGACCTGCGAGCTGCACGGAGAGGTTCCGTTCAAACTCAAGTCCTCTTTCAAAAACTATTACACGATCGTCACGGACGGTCCGCTGGACCGCGAGAAAGCGGAGTCTTACACGCTCACAGTGGTCGCCAAAGACAAGGGGGTGCCGTCTCTCTCCACAAGCAAGTCTATCAAAGTGCATGTCTCGGACGAAAACGACAACGCGCCGAGATTCATGCAGTCGGTTTACGACGTGTACGTGACAGAGAATAACGTCCCGGGCGCTTACATTTACGCAGTGAGCGCCGTGGATCCTGATGTTGGACAGAACGCCTATGTCACTTACTCCATATTGGAGTGCGAAATACAGGGTATGTCCATCTTAACCTACGTGTCAATCAACTCTGAGAACGGCTACTTGTACGCGCTGCGCTCTTTTGATTACGAGCAAATAAAAGAGTTCAGTTTTATGGTGCACGCCAAAGACTCCGGCGCGCCCGAGTTAACGGCCAACGCCACCGTTAATGTTATTATAGTGGACCAGAACGACAACGCCCCCTCTATAATCGCGCCTCTGGGCAAAAACGGTACCGCGAGGGAACATCTGCCCCGCTCAGCCGAGCCGGGATACCTGGTGACCCGTATTGTGGCCACGGATGCGGATGACGGTGAGAACGCGCGCCTGTCGTACAGCATCCTCCGAGGAAACGAGCTTGGGATGTTCCGGATGGACTGGAGAACCGGCGAGCTACGTACCGCGCGCCGTGTATCCAGCAAACGGGACCCGCCGCACCCGTACGACCTGTTGATCGAGGTGCGCGACCACGGGCAGCCCCCTCTCTCGTCCTCTGCGAGCATTAACGTAGTACTGGTGGACAGCATAGTGGAGGGCCGGAGCGGTGACCGGGGGTCAGTCAAGTCCAAAGAGGGCTCGCTGGACCTCACGCTCATCCTCATCATCGCGCTCGGCTCCGTGTCCTTCATCTTCCTCCTCGCAATGATCGTGCTGGCTGTGCGCTGTCAGAAGGACAAGAAACTGAACATCTACACGTGCATGACTGGAGACTCGTGCTGTCAGTGCTGCAGTCGCCAAGCGCGCGGGCGCAAGAAGAAGCTCAGTAAATCGGACATCATGCTCGTCCAGAGCACTAACGTGGCCAGCACCGCACAGGTGCCGGTGGAGGAGTCAGGCAGCTTCGGCTCTCACCACCAGAACCAGAACTACTGCTACCAGGTGTGTCTGACACCGGAGTCTGCCAAAACCGATCTAATGTTCCTTAAACCGTGCAGCCCATCCCGGAGTACAGACACAGAGCACAACCCGTGCGGGGCAATCGTTACCGGATACGCGGATCAGCAACCAGATATCATCTCAAATGGGAGCATTTTATCCAGCGAg ACCAAGCACCAGAGAACTGAGCTCAGCTACCTGGTGGATAGGCCCCGTCGTGTTAACAG TTCAGCGTTTCAAGAGGCAGATATCGTCAGCTCTAAAGACAGCGGACATGGAGATAGTGAGCAGGGAGACAGCGACCATGACGCCACCAACCGGGGCCACACAGCAG GAGCTGATCTTTTTTCCAACTGCACTGAAGAGTGCAAGGCTCTGGGTCACTCCGACCGTTGCTGGATGCCCTCCTTCATGCCTGGCGACAATCGTCAGGGCGCCGATTACCGTAGCAACCTGCACGTCCCGGGAATGGACGCGGTGCCGGACACTGAGGTACAGGAGAGCGTGGTTCCGGGCGATGCGTGCAGTCGGGCCGATGATAGATCATTCTCCACGTTTGGCAAAGACAAGTCACACCACGGCACGCTCACACGCCACGAGCTACACACACTCTTACCAAGCGCCCGAGCGCCTTACAAACCCAACTATCTGT CACGCAAAAGGATTTCCTAG
- the LOC113044318 gene encoding protocadherin-10-like isoform X1, with amino-acid sequence MILIFLFFSILDGGLSQLHFSVPEEQERGTVVGNIAEDLGLDITKLSARRFQTVPSSRTPYLEVNLENGALVVNERIDREEICRQTVPCLLHLEVFLENPLELFRVEIEVMDINDNPPSFPETDITVEITESATPGTRFPVENAFDPDVGTNALSTYAITTNNYFYLDVQTQGDGNRFAELVLDKPLDREQQAVHRYVLTAVDGGQPQKTGTALLVVKVLDSNDNAPTFDQSVYSVSLRENSPVGTLVIQLNATDMDEDQNGEIVYSLSSHNPPRIRDLFNIDSRTGRIEVTGEVDYEESSTHQIYVQAKDMGPNAVPAHCKVLVKLIDVNDNTPEISFSTVTESVSEQAAPGTVIALLSVTDRDSGENGQMTCELHGEVPFKLKSSFKNYYTIVTDGPLDREKAESYTLTVVAKDKGVPSLSTSKSIKVHVSDENDNAPRFMQSVYDVYVTENNVPGAYIYAVSAVDPDVGQNAYVTYSILECEIQGMSILTYVSINSENGYLYALRSFDYEQIKEFSFMVHAKDSGAPELTANATVNVIIVDQNDNAPSIIAPLGKNGTAREHLPRSAEPGYLVTRIVATDADDGENARLSYSILRGNELGMFRMDWRTGELRTARRVSSKRDPPHPYDLLIEVRDHGQPPLSSSASINVVLVDSIVEGRSGDRGSVKSKEGSLDLTLILIIALGSVSFIFLLAMIVLAVRCQKDKKLNIYTCMTGDSCCQCCSRQARGRKKKLSKSDIMLVQSTNVASTAQVPVEESGSFGSHHQNQNYCYQVCLTPESAKTDLMFLKPCSPSRSTDTEHNPCGAIVTGYADQQPDIISNGSILSSETKHQRTELSYLVDRPRRVNSSAFQEADIVSSKDSGHGDSEQGDSDHDATNRGHTAGADLFSNCTEECKALGHSDRCWMPSFMPGDNRQGADYRSNLHVPGMDAVPDTEVQESVVPGDACSRADDRSFSTFGKDKSHHGTLTRHELHTLLPSARAPYKPNYLCEYPLKMYDF; translated from the exons ATGATTTTgatatttctctttttctctatCTTGGATGGAGGGTTATCGCAGCTGCACTTCTCGGTACCAGAGGAGCAGGAGCGCGGGACGGTTGTGGGAAATATCGCCGAAGATCTGGGGCTGGACATCACCAAACTTTCCGCGCGCCGTTTCCAGACCGTGCCTAGCTCGCGCACGCCGTACCTGGAGGTCAACTTGGAGAACGGAGCGCTGGTGGTGAACGAGCGCATCGACAGAGAGGAGATATGTCGTCAGACCGTCCCGTGCCTCCTGCACCTCGAAGTGTTTTTGGAGAACCCGCTCGAGCTGTTCCGTGTCGAGATCGAGGTCATGGATATTAACGACAATCCGCCGAGTTTCCCAGAGACGGACATCACCGTGGAGATCACCGAGAGCGCCACACCGGGCACCCGCTTCCCGGTGGAGAACGCCTTCGACCCTGACGTGGGGACTAATGCCTTGAGCACATACGCCATCACCACTAACAACTACTTTTATTTGGACGTACAAACGCAAGGCGACGGCAACCGTTTCGCGGAGCTCGTGCTGGATAAACCCCTGGACCGAGAGCAGCAGGCGGTGCACAGGTACGTGCTCACCGCCGTGGACGGAGGGCAGCCGCAGAAAACCGGCACCGCACTGCTAGTGGTTAAAGTGCTGGACTCTAACGACAACGCGCCCACGTTCGATCAATCCGTTTACTCTGTGAGCTTGCGCGAGAACTCCCCAGTTGGCACACTCGTTATTCAGCTCAACGCCACTGATATGGACGAAGACCAGAACGGAGAGATAGTTTACTCTTTAAGTAGTCACAATCCGCCGCGCATTCGGGATCTGTTTAACATCGACTCGCGCACCGGGAGGATTGAAGTGACCGGTGAGGTGGATTACGAGGAGAGCAGCACGCATCAGATCTACGTGCAGGCGAAAGACATGGGACCGAACGCCGTGCCCGCGCACTGCAAAGTTCTGGTCAAACTCATCGACGTGAACGACAACACACCGGAGATTAGTTTCAGCACGGTCACGGAGTCGGTAAGTGAGCAGGCTGCCCCGGGCACGGTGATCGCTCTGCTGAGCGTCACGGACCGTGACTCCGGCGAGAACGGACAGATGACCTGCGAGCTGCACGGAGAGGTTCCGTTCAAACTCAAGTCCTCTTTCAAAAACTATTACACGATCGTCACGGACGGTCCGCTGGACCGCGAGAAAGCGGAGTCTTACACGCTCACAGTGGTCGCCAAAGACAAGGGGGTGCCGTCTCTCTCCACAAGCAAGTCTATCAAAGTGCATGTCTCGGACGAAAACGACAACGCGCCGAGATTCATGCAGTCGGTTTACGACGTGTACGTGACAGAGAATAACGTCCCGGGCGCTTACATTTACGCAGTGAGCGCCGTGGATCCTGATGTTGGACAGAACGCCTATGTCACTTACTCCATATTGGAGTGCGAAATACAGGGTATGTCCATCTTAACCTACGTGTCAATCAACTCTGAGAACGGCTACTTGTACGCGCTGCGCTCTTTTGATTACGAGCAAATAAAAGAGTTCAGTTTTATGGTGCACGCCAAAGACTCCGGCGCGCCCGAGTTAACGGCCAACGCCACCGTTAATGTTATTATAGTGGACCAGAACGACAACGCCCCCTCTATAATCGCGCCTCTGGGCAAAAACGGTACCGCGAGGGAACATCTGCCCCGCTCAGCCGAGCCGGGATACCTGGTGACCCGTATTGTGGCCACGGATGCGGATGACGGTGAGAACGCGCGCCTGTCGTACAGCATCCTCCGAGGAAACGAGCTTGGGATGTTCCGGATGGACTGGAGAACCGGCGAGCTACGTACCGCGCGCCGTGTATCCAGCAAACGGGACCCGCCGCACCCGTACGACCTGTTGATCGAGGTGCGCGACCACGGGCAGCCCCCTCTCTCGTCCTCTGCGAGCATTAACGTAGTACTGGTGGACAGCATAGTGGAGGGCCGGAGCGGTGACCGGGGGTCAGTCAAGTCCAAAGAGGGCTCGCTGGACCTCACGCTCATCCTCATCATCGCGCTCGGCTCCGTGTCCTTCATCTTCCTCCTCGCAATGATCGTGCTGGCTGTGCGCTGTCAGAAGGACAAGAAACTGAACATCTACACGTGCATGACTGGAGACTCGTGCTGTCAGTGCTGCAGTCGCCAAGCGCGCGGGCGCAAGAAGAAGCTCAGTAAATCGGACATCATGCTCGTCCAGAGCACTAACGTGGCCAGCACCGCACAGGTGCCGGTGGAGGAGTCAGGCAGCTTCGGCTCTCACCACCAGAACCAGAACTACTGCTACCAGGTGTGTCTGACACCGGAGTCTGCCAAAACCGATCTAATGTTCCTTAAACCGTGCAGCCCATCCCGGAGTACAGACACAGAGCACAACCCGTGCGGGGCAATCGTTACCGGATACGCGGATCAGCAACCAGATATCATCTCAAATGGGAGCATTTTATCCAGCGAg ACCAAGCACCAGAGAACTGAGCTCAGCTACCTGGTGGATAGGCCCCGTCGTGTTAACAG TTCAGCGTTTCAAGAGGCAGATATCGTCAGCTCTAAAGACAGCGGACATGGAGATAGTGAGCAGGGAGACAGCGACCATGACGCCACCAACCGGGGCCACACAGCAG GAGCTGATCTTTTTTCCAACTGCACTGAAGAGTGCAAGGCTCTGGGTCACTCCGACCGTTGCTGGATGCCCTCCTTCATGCCTGGCGACAATCGTCAGGGCGCCGATTACCGTAGCAACCTGCACGTCCCGGGAATGGACGCGGTGCCGGACACTGAGGTACAGGAGAGCGTGGTTCCGGGCGATGCGTGCAGTCGGGCCGATGATAGATCATTCTCCACGTTTGGCAAAGACAAGTCACACCACGGCACGCTCACACGCCACGAGCTACACACACTCTTACCAAGCGCCCGAGCGCCTTACAAACCCAACTATCTGTGTGAGTACCCACTCAAAATGTACGATTTCTGA